One window from the genome of Acinetobacter sp. LoGeW2-3 encodes:
- the cysS gene encoding cysteine--tRNA ligase translates to MQPFVLYNSEQRKKVEFVPRKEGQIDLYVCGMTVYDYCHIGHARTVVAFDYIIRFLCSQGWKVKYVRNITDIDDKIIKRANENGESISSLTSHFIDAMNEDFAKLGCLAPDEAPKATDYINQMQNMIGTLVEKGTAYPANNGDVYFEVEKFAKYGRLSGRKLEDMQAGASERVDVEVEKKHPFDFVLWKHAKENEPSWASPWGNGRPGWHIECSAMSTCCLGNHFDIHGGGADLSFPHHENEIAQSEAATGEQYVNYWMHAGFINVDGEKMSKSLGNFFTIRDVIKKFHPEVVRYFIVSSHYRSPVNYSDVALKEAKNTLMRFYHSFKAYQAVYGEQLVETLDQDFVERFNTAMRDDFNTPEAIAVLFELNKELNRTVKDQNQEQAAVYYSTLRHLTNILGLVQHNVDEFLKSDIGQETLSLSEEQIEDLIQQRKDAKKEKNFARADKIRQSLLDQGVVLEDTRQGTVWRRAD, encoded by the coding sequence ATGCAACCATTTGTTCTATATAACTCAGAGCAACGTAAAAAAGTAGAATTTGTGCCTCGTAAAGAAGGTCAGATTGATCTGTATGTTTGTGGGATGACGGTCTATGACTACTGTCATATTGGACATGCACGTACAGTGGTTGCATTCGACTATATTATCCGTTTCTTGTGCAGTCAGGGCTGGAAGGTAAAATACGTACGCAATATCACGGATATTGACGACAAGATTATTAAACGTGCCAATGAAAATGGTGAAAGCATTTCATCACTGACCAGCCATTTTATTGATGCCATGAATGAAGACTTTGCCAAACTGGGTTGTCTTGCACCAGATGAAGCACCAAAAGCCACTGATTACATCAATCAAATGCAAAATATGATAGGTACGCTAGTGGAAAAAGGGACTGCATATCCGGCAAATAATGGCGATGTTTATTTCGAAGTTGAAAAATTTGCCAAATATGGTCGTCTTTCAGGTCGTAAACTGGAAGATATGCAGGCAGGGGCTTCTGAGCGTGTTGATGTCGAAGTCGAGAAAAAACATCCGTTTGACTTTGTACTGTGGAAACATGCCAAAGAAAATGAACCTTCTTGGGCTTCACCATGGGGCAATGGTCGTCCAGGCTGGCATATTGAATGTTCTGCGATGTCAACTTGCTGCCTGGGCAATCATTTTGATATTCATGGTGGTGGTGCTGATCTAAGCTTCCCGCATCATGAAAACGAGATTGCACAATCTGAAGCAGCAACCGGGGAGCAGTATGTGAATTACTGGATGCATGCCGGTTTCATCAATGTCGATGGCGAAAAAATGTCGAAGTCTTTGGGTAACTTCTTTACCATTCGTGATGTGATTAAAAAATTCCATCCAGAAGTAGTGCGTTACTTTATCGTATCTTCACACTACCGCAGTCCGGTGAACTATTCTGATGTAGCCTTAAAAGAAGCGAAAAATACGCTGATGCGTTTCTATCATTCTTTCAAAGCTTATCAGGCAGTGTATGGCGAACAACTAGTTGAGACGTTGGATCAAGATTTTGTTGAGCGTTTTAATACAGCCATGCGTGATGACTTCAATACGCCAGAAGCCATTGCAGTGTTGTTTGAGCTCAACAAAGAGCTAAACCGCACAGTAAAAGACCAGAATCAGGAACAGGCTGCTGTTTATTATTCTACTTTGCGCCATCTCACCAATATTCTGGGTCTGGTACAGCACAATGTCGATGAATTCTTGAAGTCTGATATTGGTCAGGAAACTTTGAGCTTGTCTGAAGAGCAGATTGAAGATCTTATCCAGCAACGTAAAGATGCCAAAAAAGAGAAAAACTTTGCTCGTGCCGATAAAATTCGCCAGTCATTATTAGACCAAGGTGTGGTGCTGGAAGATACCCGTCAAGGAACTGTATGGCGTCGTGCTGATTAA
- a CDS encoding type I secretion C-terminal target domain-containing protein, which yields MDQAIKAELDQAIAAAEEVKSNPFSNEDQLEKAALALDAAVVKAKADQDVLENSDELTQAKADLAGAITDALTDAEDFDGQAEIDALKAVNAAKDALVTATNVVALEEAQAALEAAIAGLTTSEAEEDVAEDALAGAIVDAKAVKDLDQAIKAELDQAIAAAEEVKSNPFSNEDQLEKAALALDAAVVKAKADQDVLENSDELTQAKADLAGAITDALTDAEDFDGQAEIDALKAVNAAKDALVTATNVVALEEAQAALEAAIAGLTTSEAEEDVAEDALAGAIVDAKAVKDLDQAIKAELDQAIAAAEEVKSNPFSNEDQLEKAALALDAAVVKAKADQDVLENSDELTQAKADLAGAITDALTDAEDFDGQAEIDALKAVNAAKDALVTATNVVALEEAQAALEAAIAGLTTSEAEEDVAENALAGAIVDAKAVKDLDQAIKAELDQAIAAAEEVKSNPFSNEDQLEKAALALDAAVVKAKADQDVLENSDELTQAKADLAGAITDALTDAEDFDGQAEIDALKAVNAAKDALATATTVAALEEAKAALEDAIAVLTTSEAAEDVAEDALADAITAAEAVEGLNPAIQAELAQAIAAAEEVKNNPFSNQTQLESAELALEAAVAKAQADQIALDGNDASISTFATIVINAEAKSNSYKQSGVVVNELQDIGGNVVGLGAGNVISADVIQGSAGISFYVEANQELSFDYVAKLNGVASGTKINVMLLREESVNGQTIWTSETIGSGTAGSFLFIPINNLNLHVSDLPAGKYKLIATTSEGLNLLSGLTATMSNFKVKDYNDSSSLVLNSYSQQGNIFDQAGVDATTSLTQIRIKTESGVKMVDFSEQPTLTINTDYGVLTIDTSGNYVYTPNASLANIGKSESFDLVYKINGIDKLISLNIGIQSPNMETDFAEGTITSGFNAQNDVDSIKIDLKKANDNVILSEIQLKLNNDLVKSEDLPNDKKVYDFYKISNSAKLDFTLDGKDKLFTFFAESASTVKQTWKLFKDGNLVVFKTGEINAVNGTIFLEGLSAGNYSLELSNSGLSAGLEQMTILSTDLYNYELDSTRNETIEGNILSNDSYNQSFYKLYVSSDSGVTIYQQVTSIMGANDGFVVNGEYGRLTIWSNGHYKYELYSTNSADVLGNVDKFTYRIESLNGEIREATLDIKISSYQSISDQDTYSDILISGSTSSEIIIGNKFNNIIEGNDGNDLLLYSVLDNASNNGGNGHDIWTDFAYNVSASDGVDAINISELLVGFNKDVSNIKEFVSVSYDEAKKEAVIAIDRDGTSGETYQSTKLLTLTNQTQAVTLDELLNNHQVIF from the coding sequence TTGGATCAGGCGATTAAGGCTGAGCTGGATCAAGCGATTGCTGCAGCAGAAGAAGTGAAGAGCAATCCGTTCTCTAACGAGGATCAGCTTGAAAAAGCGGCATTGGCACTGGATGCGGCGGTTGTTAAGGCAAAGGCAGATCAGGATGTATTAGAAAACAGTGATGAGCTGACTCAGGCGAAGGCGGATCTTGCAGGTGCGATTACAGATGCCTTGACTGATGCCGAAGACTTTGACGGTCAGGCAGAAATTGATGCATTGAAAGCAGTTAATGCTGCCAAAGATGCGTTGGTTACAGCGACGAATGTGGTTGCACTTGAAGAAGCACAGGCTGCTCTTGAAGCTGCGATTGCTGGATTAACCACATCAGAAGCAGAAGAAGATGTTGCAGAAGATGCACTGGCAGGTGCGATTGTTGATGCTAAAGCAGTAAAAGACTTGGATCAGGCGATTAAGGCTGAGCTGGATCAAGCGATTGCTGCAGCAGAAGAAGTGAAGAGCAATCCGTTCTCTAACGAGGATCAGCTTGAAAAAGCGGCATTGGCACTGGATGCGGCGGTTGTTAAGGCAAAGGCAGATCAGGATGTATTAGAAAACAGTGATGAGCTGACTCAGGCGAAGGCGGATCTTGCAGGTGCGATTACAGATGCCTTGACTGATGCCGAAGACTTTGACGGTCAGGCAGAAATTGATGCATTGAAAGCAGTTAATGCTGCCAAAGATGCGTTGGTTACAGCGACGAATGTGGTTGCACTTGAAGAAGCACAGGCTGCTCTTGAAGCTGCGATTGCTGGATTAACCACATCAGAAGCAGAAGAAGATGTTGCAGAAGATGCACTGGCAGGTGCGATTGTTGATGCTAAAGCAGTAAAAGACTTGGATCAGGCGATTAAGGCTGAGCTGGATCAAGCGATTGCTGCAGCAGAAGAAGTGAAGAGCAATCCGTTCTCTAACGAGGATCAGCTTGAAAAAGCGGCATTGGCACTGGATGCGGCGGTTGTTAAGGCAAAGGCAGATCAGGATGTATTAGAAAACAGTGATGAGCTGACTCAGGCGAAGGCGGATCTTGCAGGTGCGATTACAGATGCCTTGACTGATGCCGAAGACTTTGACGGTCAGGCAGAAATTGATGCATTGAAAGCAGTTAATGCTGCCAAAGATGCGTTGGTTACAGCGACGAATGTGGTTGCACTTGAAGAAGCACAGGCTGCTCTTGAAGCTGCGATTGCTGGATTAACCACATCAGAAGCAGAAGAAGATGTTGCAGAAAATGCACTGGCAGGTGCGATTGTTGATGCTAAAGCAGTAAAAGACTTGGATCAGGCGATTAAGGCTGAGCTGGATCAAGCGATTGCTGCAGCAGAAGAAGTGAAGAGCAATCCGTTCTCTAACGAGGATCAGCTTGAAAAAGCGGCATTGGCACTGGATGCGGCGGTTGTTAAGGCAAAGGCAGATCAGGATGTATTAGAAAACAGTGATGAGCTGACTCAGGCGAAGGCGGATCTTGCAGGTGCGATTACAGATGCCTTGACTGATGCCGAAGACTTTGACGGTCAGGCAGAAATTGATGCATTGAAAGCGGTGAATGCTGCCAAAGATGCATTGGCTACAGCGACCACTGTAGCTGCACTTGAAGAAGCGAAAGCGGCTCTTGAAGATGCGATTGCTGTATTAACAACATCAGAAGCAGCAGAAGATGTAGCAGAAGATGCACTGGCAGATGCAATTACTGCAGCAGAAGCAGTAGAAGGTTTAAACCCTGCGATTCAGGCTGAACTGGCTCAAGCGATTGCTGCAGCAGAAGAAGTGAAGAACAATCCGTTCTCTAACCAAACCCAGCTTGAAAGTGCAGAATTGGCACTGGAAGCTGCTGTTGCTAAGGCACAGGCAGATCAAATAGCTTTGGACGGTAATGATGCAAGTATTTCGACTTTTGCTACAATTGTGATTAATGCTGAAGCTAAATCAAATAGTTACAAACAATCAGGTGTGGTGGTTAATGAACTTCAAGATATTGGTGGTAATGTAGTAGGGCTTGGGGCCGGTAATGTCATTAGTGCTGATGTTATCCAGGGGAGTGCAGGTATTAGTTTCTATGTTGAAGCAAACCAGGAATTATCATTCGATTATGTTGCGAAATTAAACGGTGTTGCTTCTGGAACAAAAATTAATGTCATGCTTCTACGTGAAGAATCAGTGAATGGTCAGACCATCTGGACTTCTGAAACTATAGGTTCTGGAACTGCAGGATCATTCTTGTTTATTCCAATCAATAATTTGAATCTTCATGTAAGTGATTTGCCTGCTGGTAAATATAAACTTATTGCAACAACTAGTGAGGGATTAAATCTACTTTCGGGTTTAACAGCGACTATGAGTAACTTCAAAGTTAAAGATTATAATGATTCGTCATCTTTAGTTCTGAATTCTTATAGTCAGCAGGGTAATATTTTTGATCAGGCTGGTGTTGATGCCACAACATCACTTACACAGATTAGAATCAAAACAGAGTCTGGCGTTAAGATGGTTGATTTTTCAGAACAACCAACTTTAACAATTAATACAGATTATGGTGTATTAACAATCGATACTTCTGGCAATTATGTTTATACCCCTAATGCTAGTCTTGCTAATATCGGTAAATCTGAATCTTTTGATTTAGTTTATAAAATCAATGGCATTGATAAATTAATCAGTTTAAATATAGGAATTCAAAGTCCAAATATGGAAACTGATTTTGCTGAAGGCACAATTACTAGTGGTTTTAATGCTCAAAATGATGTTGATTCAATTAAAATTGACTTAAAAAAAGCCAATGATAATGTAATTCTTTCTGAGATCCAGTTAAAACTCAATAATGATTTGGTTAAGAGTGAAGATTTGCCAAATGATAAGAAGGTTTATGATTTTTATAAAATTTCAAACTCAGCAAAACTTGATTTTACCTTAGACGGTAAAGATAAATTATTTACTTTTTTTGCTGAATCTGCCTCTACTGTAAAGCAGACATGGAAGTTATTTAAAGATGGAAACCTAGTTGTATTTAAAACTGGAGAAATTAATGCAGTTAATGGAACAATATTTCTTGAAGGGTTGTCAGCTGGTAATTATAGTTTAGAGCTTTCTAATAGTGGTTTATCAGCCGGATTAGAACAAATGACAATCTTGAGTACAGATTTATATAATTATGAGTTAGACTCTACTAGAAATGAAACGATAGAAGGTAATATTTTAAGCAATGATTCATATAACCAAAGTTTTTACAAGCTATATGTTTCATCAGACTCAGGAGTGACTATTTATCAACAAGTCACATCCATTATGGGCGCAAATGATGGTTTTGTTGTTAATGGTGAATATGGTCGCTTAACGATTTGGAGTAATGGACATTATAAATATGAGCTTTACTCTACCAATTCAGCTGATGTTTTAGGTAATGTGGATAAATTTACCTATCGAATTGAATCTTTAAATGGTGAAATTCGAGAAGCCACCTTAGATATTAAAATATCTTCATATCAAAGTATTTCTGATCAGGATACCTATTCAGATATATTAATAAGTGGTTCAACCAGCTCTGAGATTATTATTGGTAATAAATTCAATAACATTATCGAAGGTAATGATGGTAATGACTTATTACTTTATTCTGTTCTAGATAATGCTTCAAATAACGGTGGTAATGGTCACGATATCTGGACTGACTTTGCTTATAATGTTTCTGCTTCTGATGGTGTGGATGCAATTAATATCTCAGAATTGCTTGTTGGATTTAACAAAGATGTTAGTAATATTAAAGAGTTTGTATCTGTGAGTTATGATGAGGCTAAGAAAGAAGCAGTAATTGCAATCGATCGTGATGGTACATCTGGTGAAACTTATCAGAGTACGAAGTTACTGACTTTAACAAACCAAACTCAAGCAGTAACATTGGATGAATTGTTAAATAATCACCAAGTCATTTTCTAA
- a CDS encoding BapA/Bap/LapF family prefix-like domain-containing protein, translating into MQVQVISKENGSNNLIKNYSQKIELNNNSVVLIDVKVEDIEKIEYLNNQAVITLKNGEKIAVDNFNIEESSLVFRNEQAELFLFDFKTITYNPIDKIEPLLYGQSESSFVSVWPWAAGAAVIGGLAIAAGSSGSSSGSNSHYENNNLSELEKAKTDLADTITKALTDAEDFDGQAEIDALKAVNAAKDALVTATNVVALEEAQAALEAAIAGLTTSETAEDGAEDALADAITAAEAVEGLNPAIQTELAQAIAAAEEVKNNSFSNQAQLEKAALALDAAVVKAKADQDVLENSDELTQAKADLAGAITDALTDAEDFDGQAEIDALKAVNAAKDALVTATNVVALEEAQAALEAAIAGLTTSEAEEDVAEDALAGAIVDAKAVKDLDQAIKAELDQAIAAAEEVKSNPFSNEDQLEKAALALDAAVVKAKADQDVLENSDELTQAKADLAGAITDALTDAEDFDGQAEIDALKAVNAAKDALVTATNVVALEEAQAALEAAIAGLTTSEAEEDVAEMHWQVRLLMLKQ; encoded by the coding sequence ATGCAGGTTCAAGTTATTTCAAAAGAAAATGGTAGTAATAATTTAATAAAAAATTATTCACAAAAAATTGAATTAAATAATAACTCCGTTGTCTTAATAGATGTAAAAGTTGAAGATATAGAAAAGATTGAATATTTAAATAATCAGGCAGTAATCACTTTAAAGAACGGTGAAAAAATAGCAGTTGATAATTTTAATATAGAAGAAAGCTCGCTAGTTTTTAGAAATGAGCAAGCAGAATTATTTTTATTTGATTTTAAAACAATTACTTATAACCCTATAGATAAAATTGAACCATTATTATATGGGCAGTCAGAAAGTTCATTTGTAAGTGTTTGGCCTTGGGCAGCGGGAGCTGCAGTGATCGGTGGTTTGGCAATAGCTGCTGGTAGCTCTGGTAGCTCAAGTGGTTCAAATAGCCACTATGAAAATAATAATTTATCTGAGTTAGAAAAGGCGAAAACGGATCTTGCAGATACGATTACAAAAGCCTTGACTGATGCCGAAGACTTTGACGGTCAGGCAGAAATTGATGCATTGAAAGCAGTTAATGCTGCCAAAGATGCGTTGGTTACAGCGACGAATGTGGTTGCACTTGAAGAAGCACAGGCTGCTCTTGAAGCTGCGATTGCTGGATTAACCACATCGGAAACAGCAGAAGATGGTGCAGAAGATGCACTGGCAGATGCAATTACTGCAGCAGAAGCAGTAGAAGGTTTAAACCCTGCGATTCAGACTGAGCTGGCTCAAGCGATTGCTGCAGCAGAAGAAGTGAAGAACAATTCGTTCTCTAACCAGGCGCAGCTTGAAAAAGCGGCATTGGCACTGGATGCGGCGGTTGTTAAGGCAAAGGCAGATCAGGATGTATTAGAAAACAGTGATGAGCTGACTCAGGCGAAGGCGGATCTTGCAGGTGCGATTACAGATGCCTTGACTGATGCCGAAGACTTTGACGGTCAGGCAGAAATTGATGCATTGAAAGCAGTTAATGCTGCCAAAGATGCGTTGGTTACAGCGACGAATGTGGTTGCACTTGAAGAAGCACAGGCTGCTCTTGAAGCTGCGATTGCTGGATTAACCACATCAGAAGCAGAAGAAGATGTTGCAGAAGATGCACTGGCAGGTGCGATTGTTGATGCTAAAGCAGTAAAAGACTTGGATCAGGCGATTAAGGCTGAGCTGGATCAAGCGATTGCTGCAGCAGAAGAAGTGAAGAGCAATCCGTTCTCTAACGAGGATCAGCTTGAAAAAGCGGCATTGGCACTGGATGCGGCGGTTGTTAAGGCAAAGGCAGATCAGGATGTATTAGAAAACAGTGATGAGCTGACTCAGGCGAAGGCGGATCTTGCAGGTGCGATTACAGATGCCTTGACTGATGCCGAAGACTTTGACGGTCAGGCAGAAATTGATGCATTGAAAGCGGTGAATGCTGCCAAAGATGCGTTGGTTACAGCGACGAATGTGGTTGCACTTGAAGAAGCACAGGCTGCTCTTGAAGCTGCGATTGCTGGATTAACCACATCAGAAGCAGAAGAAGATGTTGCAGAAATGCACTGGCAGGTGCGATTGTTGATGCTAAAGCAGTAA
- a CDS encoding SDR family oxidoreductase encodes MNNYPETPNSTETQEHQPGVQTEMNPEPEIIKPHYKGSEKLKGKVALITGGDSGIGRSVAVLFAREGADIAICYLDEDQDAKDTKKMVEAEGQRCLIIKCDLQYPDEIQNLVKQTIQEFKTINILVNNAGVQYPQKSITDISPEQLNKTFNTNILSMFHLTQAVLPHMQAGDSIINTTSVTSYHGHDELIDYSSTKGAITTFTRSLSTNLLKNKKGIRVNGVAPGPIWTPLIPSSFDEETLKEFGKQTPMGRMGQPSEVAPAYLFLASEEASYISGQVIHVNGGSIING; translated from the coding sequence ATGAATAATTATCCTGAAACCCCAAATTCAACCGAAACACAAGAACACCAGCCTGGCGTTCAAACTGAAATGAACCCAGAGCCAGAGATCATTAAGCCCCACTATAAGGGCAGCGAGAAATTAAAAGGCAAAGTAGCTTTAATTACCGGCGGTGACAGTGGCATCGGCCGTTCAGTAGCCGTCCTGTTTGCCCGCGAAGGCGCAGATATCGCGATTTGCTATCTGGACGAAGACCAAGATGCGAAAGACACCAAAAAAATGGTTGAGGCAGAAGGACAGCGTTGCCTAATTATTAAATGCGACCTACAATACCCCGATGAAATTCAAAATTTGGTCAAACAGACCATTCAGGAATTTAAAACGATTAATATTCTGGTTAATAATGCCGGGGTACAGTATCCACAGAAAAGTATTACCGATATCTCCCCTGAACAGCTCAATAAAACTTTTAACACCAATATCCTGAGTATGTTTCATTTGACCCAGGCTGTTCTGCCACATATGCAGGCTGGTGACAGTATTATTAATACCACCAGTGTGACCAGTTATCACGGACATGATGAATTGATCGACTATTCAAGTACCAAAGGTGCAATCACAACATTTACCCGTAGTCTTTCCACGAATCTGCTAAAAAATAAGAAGGGGATTCGGGTCAATGGGGTTGCTCCTGGACCGATCTGGACCCCGCTCATTCCAAGTAGCTTCGATGAAGAAACCCTGAAAGAATTCGGTAAGCAGACCCCGATGGGCCGTATGGGGCAACCCAGTGAAGTTGCTCCTGCCTATTTATTTCTGGCCAGTGAGGAAGCCAGTTATATCTCAGGCCAAGTCATTCATGTAAATGGCGGTAGCATTATTAATGGTTAG
- a CDS encoding type 1 glutamine amidotransferase domain-containing protein, which produces MKILIVLTSHDQLGDTGKKTGFWLEELAAPYYRFIDAGAEITLASPQGGQPPLDPKSSADDAQTEATKRFKADETAMRTLANTHKLSEVNADDFDAVFYPGGHGPLWDLANDYNSIHLIEQTLQSNKPVALVCHAPGVLKKVKDGEGHPIVSGKAVTGFSNTEEDGVGLTDIVPFLVEDMLKENGGNYSKAEDWQVHVQQDGLLITGQNPASSAATADALLDLLK; this is translated from the coding sequence ATGAAAATTTTGATTGTTCTAACTTCACACGATCAACTTGGTGACACGGGTAAAAAAACCGGTTTCTGGTTAGAAGAACTTGCTGCCCCCTATTACCGATTTATTGATGCAGGCGCTGAAATCACGTTAGCTTCTCCCCAAGGTGGTCAACCGCCTCTGGATCCTAAAAGCAGTGCAGACGATGCCCAGACTGAAGCAACCAAACGTTTTAAGGCTGATGAAACCGCCATGCGTACTTTAGCCAATACTCATAAATTAAGTGAAGTAAATGCAGATGATTTTGATGCTGTATTCTATCCGGGTGGCCATGGTCCTTTATGGGATTTAGCCAATGACTACAATTCAATCCATTTGATTGAACAAACCTTACAATCCAATAAGCCTGTCGCACTAGTCTGTCATGCACCAGGCGTACTAAAAAAGGTGAAAGATGGTGAAGGACATCCCATCGTATCAGGCAAAGCAGTGACCGGATTTAGTAATACTGAGGAAGATGGTGTCGGTCTGACTGATATCGTTCCATTCTTGGTAGAAGATATGCTGAAAGAAAATGGCGGAAATTATTCCAAAGCTGAAGATTGGCAAGTTCATGTACAGCAGGATGGTTTGTTGATTACCGGACAGAATCCTGCATCTTCTGCAGCAACGGCGGATGCCCTATTAGATTTATTAAAGTAA
- the yfcF gene encoding glutathione transferase, which produces MQSLSLYIDRKRLSPYAMSVFVALREKHIEFKEIKIDLDKDENQSDTYLKVCKSGKIPCLSVDGWSIFESMAITEFLDELFPPPDYPALYPVDIHARAKCKAVQALVKSDFNLIRQNMPSTGVFQPLPEPYIPDRHTQVEIDRLTRVSEALIGDQWLTSQWSIADFDLAFMLHRLLSFKVTISEKLYSYVMRNFQRESVHVWFKLRELERGNWDPSPFDVP; this is translated from the coding sequence ATGCAAAGTCTGAGCCTTTATATTGATCGTAAAAGATTAAGTCCCTATGCCATGTCAGTTTTTGTGGCACTGAGAGAAAAACATATCGAGTTTAAGGAGATTAAAATTGATTTAGACAAGGATGAGAATCAATCAGACACGTATCTAAAAGTTTGTAAAAGTGGAAAAATTCCCTGCCTATCTGTTGATGGCTGGTCAATTTTTGAATCTATGGCGATTACAGAGTTTCTAGACGAGCTTTTTCCACCTCCTGACTATCCGGCTCTTTATCCAGTAGATATTCATGCGCGGGCTAAATGTAAGGCGGTTCAAGCCTTGGTTAAGTCTGATTTTAACCTGATCCGCCAAAATATGCCTTCCACGGGGGTCTTCCAGCCACTGCCAGAACCTTATATACCAGACCGGCACACGCAGGTGGAAATTGATCGATTAACCCGAGTAAGTGAGGCTTTGATTGGTGATCAATGGTTAACTTCACAATGGAGTATTGCAGATTTCGATTTAGCTTTCATGCTACACCGATTATTAAGTTTTAAAGTCACTATTTCTGAAAAACTCTATAGTTATGTCATGCGGAATTTTCAGCGCGAATCTGTGCATGTCTGGTTTAAATTAAGAGAGTTGGAACGCGGAAATTGGGATCCATCACCATTTGATGTGCCGTAA
- a CDS encoding glutamine amidotransferase, with product MLNFDEFPDTVYAIQHLAFEDLGAWEDTFYQLGLRVRYFEAGVDNLTPAFEHQGLTVILGGPIGVYETEDYPFLQQEIDLLKVRLEQNLPTLGICLGAQLISHALGAKVYAGHAKEIGWSKLSLASVENNPLQNLENIEVLHWHGDTFDLPAQAELLASSTLYPNQAFRIGNNILALQFHAEVEAERLEKWLIGHTCELRKADINIPALRADNQQYAATLESASASILQQFLENMQNS from the coding sequence ATGCTTAATTTTGACGAATTTCCAGATACTGTCTATGCCATCCAACATCTTGCCTTTGAAGACCTCGGTGCATGGGAAGATACTTTTTATCAGCTCGGCCTGCGTGTGCGTTATTTTGAAGCAGGTGTTGATAATCTGACCCCAGCATTTGAGCATCAAGGTCTGACGGTGATTTTAGGCGGTCCAATCGGCGTATACGAAACTGAGGACTACCCTTTCTTACAACAAGAAATAGACTTACTTAAAGTACGTTTAGAGCAGAATTTACCGACTTTAGGAATTTGCCTAGGTGCCCAGCTCATCTCCCATGCACTAGGAGCAAAAGTTTATGCAGGCCACGCCAAAGAGATTGGCTGGTCTAAGCTCAGCCTTGCATCTGTAGAGAACAATCCTCTGCAAAATCTAGAAAATATTGAAGTACTGCACTGGCATGGAGATACTTTCGATCTGCCAGCGCAGGCTGAATTGCTAGCAAGTTCTACCCTGTATCCAAATCAGGCATTCCGGATTGGCAATAATATTCTGGCCCTGCAATTTCATGCTGAAGTTGAAGCTGAGCGTCTGGAAAAATGGTTAATTGGTCATACTTGTGAATTACGTAAAGCAGATATCAATATTCCAGCTTTACGTGCTGATAATCAGCAATATGCAGCAACTTTAGAATCTGCCTCAGCATCTATCTTGCAACAATTTTTAGAGAATATGCAAAACAGCTAA
- a CDS encoding YceI family protein — protein MKFKTLALGLTLASVATFSMAKPVSYTIDPTHTATVFSWSHFGFSTPSANFSDIQGTITVDNEKPANSSVNVTIPVSSINTNVKALDEHIQKAEFFDVEKYPNITFKSTKVQALGKNKYKITGDLTVKGVTKPVVLDAVLNKQAVHPMTKLQTVGFNATTSFNRSEFNVGAYVPNVGDKITVNITTEASVPAAKK, from the coding sequence ATGAAATTCAAGACATTGGCTTTGGGCCTGACTTTGGCTTCAGTAGCAACATTTTCTATGGCAAAGCCAGTGAGCTACACCATAGATCCAACGCATACTGCGACCGTGTTTAGCTGGAGCCACTTTGGATTCTCGACACCATCAGCGAACTTTAGTGACATTCAAGGTACGATTACTGTTGATAATGAAAAGCCTGCGAATTCATCTGTGAATGTAACCATTCCGGTATCGAGCATTAATACCAATGTTAAGGCACTGGACGAGCATATTCAAAAAGCGGAATTTTTTGATGTAGAAAAGTATCCAAATATCACCTTCAAAAGCACGAAAGTTCAGGCATTAGGTAAAAACAAATATAAAATTACCGGTGATTTAACTGTGAAGGGTGTGACTAAGCCAGTCGTACTGGATGCAGTGTTAAATAAACAGGCCGTTCATCCAATGACTAAACTGCAAACTGTTGGTTTTAATGCAACGACTTCATTTAACCGTTCAGAATTTAATGTTGGGGCTTATGTGCCAAACGTCGGTGATAAAATTACCGTAAACATTACCACTGAAGCCTCTGTACCCGCTGCAAAGAAATAA